A genomic window from Colletotrichum destructivum chromosome 7, complete sequence includes:
- a CDS encoding Putative Acyl transferase domain superfamily, phosphopantetheine binding ACP domain, thiolase: MTDFREEHGSFSSESGRGMPIAIIGMGWRGPGEATNVQNFYELLAAAREARVAAHKGKWNHEAFYHPESSRKGTSNVEAGHYFKDDLSLFDAPFFSMTDSEAACLDPQQRLLLETCYEALENAGIPLSSAAGSDTSVFVSTFGADYTDLLQKDPDTMPVYQATNSGYSRAIISNRLSHFFDFRGSSVTIDTACSGGLTALHLACQSIRAGEVRQAVCGGSSVILHPDQFISLSAMRFLSPEGRCYSFDERASGYARGEGVGCVLLKRLDHALADKDPIRAVVRMTGSNQDGRTPGISFPSRVAQMALIKSVYERAGLDPLQTSYIEAHGTGTQAGDPIETSAISETMCSERSADEPLVIGSVKTNIGHLEAASGIAALIKAVLMLENRVIFPNRNFETPNPRIALEKWKLKIPLKMKRWDCDGPHRLSINSFGYGGTNAHVILESASDFLHAAKSPYSPGQDISTSVARVASVSSPGLSNGNGISNGISNGNGVRNGNGNGNGNGHHIDNASLQNGHHHHHAPHPRRIFSVSAFDEASTRNAAKDLAEHLRAATAHVDDAYLRDLAYTLGARRSHFPCRAAVVAGDADELMTALADESLAITKSAQKNPVIGFVFTGQGAQWAGMGRELMDAFPIYARTMERCRDHLLSIGAPWDLIDELARDAKSSRISMARFSQPLCSAVQIALIELLASWGIRPQAVTGHSSGEIAAAYAAGLVGLEDAMSSAYHRGIFSQQVAAEGPIKGAMMAVGLGPDAIQERLSDLKQGYATIACENSPSSVTVSGDLAAIEELKEQLDSEGVFARKLLVEAAYHSRHMALVEEDYLDSISDMKIGPGSDVRFYSSVTGKRASGQDLGPGYWVANMLGRVRFASSLKQLCRAGADILVEVGPHSALAGPVKQIIQSDDALKSSNIKYASALTRKYDAAQTVLAMAAKLLGEGVPVDLSAVNGAGGRENVVVDLPPYRWNKSKSYWAESRLSKEYRNRPHPRLDLLGKPEPNFNPFDARWRNIIRGTEVPWIKDHRIQSNVVYPAAGYVSMAIEAVRQITMAAKFLEPKGYRLRELSIGQALVIPGDTDEVETSITLRPQSEGTRVSSDTWFDFFIYSVSEDARWTEHCRGMISIDKANDDEGIDEAATLSRLCQMAEMQHACTQEVSVDDLYANLADIGLGYGPTFSNMTSARCMSLGQVQAARGACVAGITLPNTAAVMPAGFEYPHVVHPALLDSVFHSMFAAMGAGSGQLKHPMVPVFISELYVSGDLDKQPGRKLTVYTSTELKGARRMQASMSVVGGERPTKPVIELDGLTCMKLAGDVDQDTQQDITSTAYDFAWEVEPSMVIRRAEPALEGEVVDPATTTPSPERECLEQTSHEVLSKLVSHVDSSSVPSDKPQLAAFYEWVTSLTATTKSSPVSPTSNSSEDTPWKHLLHYVGENLSEVVTGKQSVRELLGANDLLRDAVTNSRAVQQQTQLVAQHLGVLARLNPHLEVLEFGAGAGWSTAQFIDGIGSVGSNTPRFAKYDVVLSDDKFRDTLKANVDALDGLVNIKENVDDWYSEKQDQMPEAYDVIVGVLSSLDPVPAALSLAAACKLLRPGGTLILLEPRPDSIVSKTLFASLPSWSPTQSEQAWERAIEASGLRRTASEADSTGNDASLVVSYVSQRPVAPSPTTKPSILLVTGPSPGQSNSLIGHLTAQLVKTSLDVEVAPLEEAQSIDKVCVIFWELVGDILANLSTSQFVALKELFTRSKGVLSITRASSLKPIAGMVAGLTRTVRSEMSDGAGLMLDVDENASTEETSAAITSILSRHFWSDHGIVGTLDTEYRLVDGQILVPRLVPGTDVNRDVAVALGRVSAEEGPFVQEGRHLRAEIETPGLLDTIQFVDDDEATATLPSDHVEIDVRAMGLNFRDVMMAMGQIDVEALGGECSGLVTAVGSTVHGFAVGDRVCCIRLGTFRSRVRCDARLLQKLPDDMDFETGAALPVVYCTAFHSVFQAANLRAGETVLIHAASGGLGQALIQLCQMVGADVFVTVGSADKRALVSERFGIPADRILSSRDGTFADAIKRLTGGRGVDVIMNSLAGEGLRLSWSCIAPFGRFIELGKRDFFVNTRLEMAKFAKNVTFAAVDLVDLIKLKPEHVADVLAKSMDLLRQGSVKSPWPITAYPMAELKTALQTMQSGRHKGKLVLVPRATDIVKVVPAPTNGALFEADAAYLLAGGMGGLGRSIGKWMVRNGARNLIFCSRSGDSSPEAKQTIRDLQDAGATVLAYACDIADEARLQQVVDDLSRKTLRVRGIIQSAMVLRDVLLENMTVDDYNTVVRPKVQGTLNLHALFPRDLDFFVMLSSISGVIGNASQAAYAAANTFMDSFASYRHSLGRPAVTIDLGVMLGIGYLAGDPELADAMRRQGFSGTTEPELMALLRSAVSRPQRGQIVTGLGTWKAGSSLGNFSGPLFSNFRRLAQRVPGEGGEHGGGDSASGLRATLGAAKDMAGATDAVCAALLKQVSVFGMVPEETIVASRPMSEYGIDSLVAVEMRNWIFRETDFTVAILELMANQPIQKLAMKIAGGTHLVSAKVKSAS; this comes from the exons GGATACTCGCGGGCCATCATTTCGAACCGTCTCTCTCACTTCTTCGACTTCCGCGGAAGCAGTGTAACCATCGACACGGCGTGCTCTGGCGGCCTCACGGCGCTTCATCTCGCCTGCCAGTCCatccgcgccggcgaggtccgCCAGGCTGTATGCGGCGGCTCCAGTGTCATTCTTCACCCCGACCAGTTCATTTCCCTGAGTGCTATGCG TTTTCTTTCTCCCGAGGGGCGCTGCTATAGCTTTGATGAACGTGCGAGTGGCTATGCGCGAGGAGAGGGTGTCGGATGCGTCCTCCTCAAGCGTCTCGATCATGCACTTGCGGACAAAGACCCCATCCGCGCCGTTGTCCGCATGACGGGGTCCAACCAGGACGGCCGGACGCCTGGTATCAGCTTCCCCAGCAGGGTCGCTCAGATGGCCCTCATCAAGTCCGTCTACGagcgcgccggcctcgaccccCTCCAGACGTCTTACATCGAGGCCCACGGCACGGGCACCCAGGCCGGAGACCCGATCGAGACTTCGGCCATCTCGGAAACAATGTGCTCCGAGCGGTCCGCCGACGAGCCGCTGGTCATTGGGTCGGTGAAGACGAACATCGGCCacctcgaggcggcgagcGGGATCGCAGCCCTCATCAAGGCCGTCCTCATGTTGGAGAACAGGGTCATCTTCCCCAACCGCAACTTTGAGACTCCTAATCCCCGCATCGCGCTGGAGAAGTGGAAATTGAAG ATACCTTTGAAAATGAAACGCTGGGATTGCGATGGCCCCCATCGCCTGTCTATCAATAGCTTCGGGTATGGCGGGACAAACGCGCACGTCATTCTTGAGAGCGCCAGTGACTTCCTTCACGCAGCCAAGTCACCGTATAGTCCTGGCCAGGACATCTCAACCTCCGTCGCGCGGGTAGCTTCCGTCAGTTCTCCCGGGCTTTCCAATGGCAACGGCATCAGCAACGGCATCAGCAACGGTAACGGCGTACGGAACGGGAATGGAAACGGGAATGGAAACGGGCATCATATCGACAACGCCAGCTTGCAAAACggtcatcatcaccaccacgcACCACATCCACGAAGAATCTTTTCCGTTTCCGCATTCGATGAGGCTTCGACCCGAAACGCGGCCAAGGATCTCGCAGAACACCTCCGCGCTGCCACGGCccacgtcgacgatgccTACCTGCGGGATCTGGCGTATACCCTGGGCGCCAGGCGCTCGCATTTTCCCTGCCGGGCCGCGGTTGTCGCTGGGGATGCAGACGAGCTGATGACAGCGCTGGCTGACGAGTCTCTGGCGATCACCAAGTCCGCGCAGAAGAACCCCGtcatcggcttcgtcttcaccgGCCAGGGGGCGCAATGGGCGGGGATGGGCAGGGAGCTCATGGACGCGTTTCCCATCTACGCGCGGACGATGGAGCGCTGCAGAGATCATCTCCTGAGCATCGGTGCCCCCTGGGATCTCATAG ATGAGCTGGCAAGGGATGCAAAGAGCTCCCGTATCTCGATGGCCAGGTTTAGCCAGCCGCTTTGCTCTGCAGTTCAGATCGCTTTGATCGAGCTCCTCGCGTCTTGGGGCATTCGGCCACAGGCCGTGACTGGCCATTCCAGCGGCGAGATCGCGGCAGCCTATGCGGCAGGTCTCGTTGGCTTGGAGGATGCCATGTCTTCAGCCTACCACCGCGGGATATTCTCACAGCAAGTCGCCGCCGAAGGGCCCATCAAGGGGGCCATGATGGCCGTGGGCCTGGGCCCAGACGCCATCCAAGAGCGCCTCTCCGACCTCAAGCAAGGCTACGCCACCATCGCTTGCGAGAACAGCCCGTCCAGCGTCACGGTATCCGGCGACTTGGCAgccatcgaggagctcaaggaaCAGTTGGACAGCGAGGGTGTCTTTGCCCGCAAACTCCTCGTGGAGGCCGCCTACCACTCGCGGCACATGGCCCTGGTGGAGGAAGACTACCTGGACAGCATCTCGGACATGAAGATCGGCCCGGGCAGCGACGTCAGGTTCTACTCGTCTGTCACGGGGAAGCGGGCGTCGGGCCAGGACCTCGGACCCGGGTACTGGGTGGCCAACATGCTCGGCAGGGTGAGGTTCGCATCCTCGCTCAAGCAGCTCTGCCGCGCTGGCGCCGACATActggtcgaggtcggcccGCACTCCGCCCTGGCCGGGCCCGTGAAGCAAATCATCCAGTCCGATGACGCGCTCAAGTCCTCCAACATCAAGTACGCAAGCGCCCTCACGCGCAAGTACGACGCGGCCCAAACCGTCCTGGCCATGGCCGCGAAGctcctgggcgagggcgtgcCCGTCGACCTCTCCGCTgtcaacggcgccggggGCAGAGAGAACGTCGTCGTTGACCTGCCGCCGTACCGATGGAACAAGTCCAAGTCGTACTGGGCCGAGAGCCGTCTGTCCAAGGAGTACCGCAACCGCCCGCACCCGCGGCTGGACCTGCTCGGCAAGCCGGAACCGAACTTCAACCCGTTCGACGCCCGCTGGCGGAACATCATCCGCGGCACCGAGGTGCCGTGGATCAAAGACCACCGTATCCAGTCCAACGTCGTctacccggccgccggctaCGTGTCAATGGCCATCGAAGCCGTCCGGCAAATCACCATGGCGGCCAAGTTCCTCGAGCCCAAGGGGTACAGGCTCCGCGAGCTCTCCATCGGCCAGGCCCTCGTCATCCCGGGCGACACGGACGAAGTCGAGACTTCCATCACGTTGCGGCCCCAGAGTGAGGGCACCCGCGTCTCCTCCGACACGTGGTTCGATTTCTTCATCTACTCCGTGTCGGAAGACGCTCGATGGACGGAGCATTGCAGGGGCATGATCAgcatcgacaaggccaacgacgacgagggcatcgacgaggccgccacCCTCAGCAGGCTGTGCcagatggccgagatgcaGCACGCGTGCACCCAGGAGGTCTCTGTCGACGACCTCTACGCGAACCTTGCCGACATCGGCCTCGGATACGGACCTACCTTCAGCAACATGACCTCGGCGCGGTGCATGTCTCTCGGCCAGGTACAGGCGGCCCGGGGAGCCTGCGTTGCCGGCATCACGTTGCCCAATACCGCGGCCGTGATGCCGGCCGGGTTCGAGTACCCCCACGTCGTCCACCCGGCCCTGCTCGACAGCGTCTTCCACTCCATGTTCGCCGCCATGGGCGCCGGATCGGGGCAGCTTAAGCACCCGATGGTGCCGGTCTTCATCAGCGAGCTGTACGTCTCCGGGGACCTGGACAAGCAGCCCGGCCGCAAGCTGACGGTTTACACGTCCACCGAGCTGAAGGGCGCCCGCCGCATGCAGGCCTCCATGAGCGTCGTAGGCGGCGAGCGGCCGACCAAGCCTGTCATCGAgctcgatggcctcacaTGCATGAAGCTCGCAGGCGACGTCGACCAGGACACCCAGCAGGATATCACCAGCACTGCGTACGATTTCGCCTGGGAGGTTGAGCCCAGCATGGTGATACGTCGGGCAGAACCGGCACTTGAGGGTGAGGTTGTCGAtcccgccaccaccacccccagTCCCGAGCGCGAGTGCTTGGAACAAACAAGCCACGAAGTCCTCAGTAAGCTGGTCAGCCATGTCGACTCCTCCTCGGTTCCTTCAGACAAACCCCAGCTCGCAGCATTCTATGAGTGGGTCACTTCGTTGACGGCCACGACAAAGTCGTCTCCGGTATCGCCGACGAGCAACAGCAGTGAAGACACACCATGGAAACACCTCCTGCACTACGTCGGAGAGAACCTGTCCGAAGTGGTCACTGGAAAGCAATCGGTGcgcgagcttctcggcgccaATGACCTTCTCCGAGACGCAGTCACGAACAGCCGCGCTGTCCAGCAACAAACACAGCTGGTCGCCCAGCATCTCGGCGTCCTGGCTCGCCTGAACCCTCacctcgaggttctcgagttcggagccggcgccggatGGTCGACCGCGCAGTTCATCGACGGCATCGGGAGCGTCGGGTCCAACACGCCGCGGTTTGCAAAGTACGACGTCGTGCTCTCCGACGACAAGTTCCGCGATACGCTGAAGGCGAACGTCGACGCGCTGGACGGGCTAGTCAACATCAAGGAAAACGTCGACGACTGGTACTCCGAAAAGCAGGATCAGATGCCGGAGGCGTACGACGTAATCGTGGGCGTGCTTTCGTCACTCGACCCCGTGCCGGCGGCCCTCTCTTTGGCCGCAGCCTGCAAGCTGTTGAGACCGGGCGGAACgctcatcctcctcgagccGAGGCCGGACTCCATCGTGTCCAAGACATTGTTCGCATCGTTGCCCTCTTGGTCTCCCACACAATCAGAACAGGCGTGGGAGCGTGCGATTGAAGCTTCTGGTCTACGTCGCACCGCATCAGAAGCAGATTCGACAGGCAACGATGCAAGTCTCGTCGTTTCTTATGTTTCCCAACGACCGGTAGCACCATCCCCCACCACGAAGCCCAGTATCTTGCTGGTCACTGGTCCCAGCCCGGGGCAGAGCAACAGTTTGATCGGCCACCTGACGGCACAGCTTGTCAAAACAAGCTTGGACGTGGAAGTTGCCCCCTTGGAGGAAGCTCAAAGCATCGACAAGGTGTGCGTCATCTTCTGGGAGCTCGTGGGTGATATCCTAGCAAACCTTTCGACTAGCCAGTTCGTCGCCTTGAAGGAACTCTTTACCAGGTCGAAGGGAGTTCTTTCCATCACCCGCGCATCGTCCCTGAAGCCTATCGCGGGCATGGTGGCCGGCTTGACCAGAACCGTGAGGTCGGAGATGAGCGACGGTGCTGGTCTCatgctcgacgtcgatgagaACGCATCCACTGAAGAGACGTCAGCCGCCATCACGAGTATCTTGTCGAGGCATTTCTGGTCGGATCACGGCATCGTCGGGACTCTGGACACAGAGTACAGACTGGTGGACGGCCAGATCCTGGTCCCTCGCCTGGTACCGGGCACCGACGTAAACAGAGACGTCGCAGTCGCCTTGGGACGGGTCTCGGCCGAGGAAGGCCCCTTTGTACAGGAAGGACGGCATCTCCGGGCCGAGATCGAAACCCCCGGGCTGCTCGACACCATCCAGTTTgtggacgatgatgaggcgACCGCGACCCTGCCCTCAGACCacgtcgagatcgacgtcCGGGCCATGGGCCTCAACTTCCGCGACGTGATGATGGCCATGGGCCagatcgacgtcgaggccctcggaGGAGAATGCAGCGGCCTCGTCACGGCCGTGGGATCCACGGTCCacggcttcgccgtcggcgaccgCGTCTGCTGCATCCGCCTCGGCACGTTCCGGAGCCGCGTCCGCTGCGACGCGCGCCTGTTGCAGAAGCTGCCGGACGACATGGACTTcgagaccggcgccgccctcccggTGGTGTACTGTACGGCCTTCCACTCCGTCTTCCAGGCCGCGAACCTCCGGGCCGGGGAGACGGTTCTCATCCACGCCGCCTCGggaggcctcggccaggcccTCATCCAGCTGTGTCAGATGGTCGGCGCGGACGTCTTCGTGACGGTCGGGTCCGCGGACAAGAGGGCCCTCGTCTCGGAGCGCTTCGGTATCCCGGCGGACCGTATCCTGTCTAGCCGCGACGGAACCTTCGCCGACGCGATAAAGAGGCTGACGGGCGGGCGCGGGGTGGACGTCATCATGAACTCCCTGGCTGGGGAGGGCCTGCGCCTGAGCTGGTCGTGCATCGCGCCGTTCGGCCGCTTCATCGAGCTCGGCAAGCGAgacttcttcgtcaacaCGCGCCTGGAAATGGCCAAGTTCGCCAAGAACGTCACCTTCGCGGCggtcgatctcgtcgaccTGATCAAGCTCAAGCCGGAACACGTCGCGGACGTTCTGGCCAAGTCCATGGACCTCCTCCGCCAAGGGTCCGTCAAGTCTCCCTGGCCCATCACCGCCTACCCCATGGCGGAGCTCAAGACGGCCCTGCAGACCATGCAGTCGGGTCGCCACAAGGGCAAGCTGGTCTTGGTCCCTCGTGCCACAGACATTGTCAAG GTGGTGCCGGCACCAACAAATGGCGCCCTCTTCGAGGCTGATGCCGCCTATCTGCTGGCCGGCGGTATGGGAGGTCTCGGCCGCTCCATCGGGAAGTGGATGGTCCGCAATGGAGCTCGCAACTTGATCTTCTGCAGCCGGAGCGGAGACTCCAGCCCCGAGGCCAAGCAGACAATCCGGGATCTTCAGGACGCGGGCGCCACGGTCCTCGCATATGCATgcgacatcgccgacgaggcgcgGTTGCAACAGGTTGTCGACGACTTGTCCAGGAAAACGCTGCGAGTCCGAGGCATCATCCAAAGCGCCATGGTTCTAAGA GATGTCCTGCTGGAGAACATGACGGTCGACGACTACAACACCGTGGTTAGGCCCAAAGTCCAGGGAACGCTAAACCTGCACGCCTTGTTCCCCCGAGACCtggacttcttcgtcatgcTGTCCTCCATCAGCGGCGTGATCGGTAACGCCAGCCAGGCCGCATACGCTGCCGCCAACACATTCATGGATTCGTTCGCATCGTACCGCCACAGCCTCGGCCGTCCCGCCGTCACGATCGACCTCGGAGTCATGCTGGGCATCGGCTACCTGGCCGGAGACcccgagctggccgacgcaATGAGGCGGCAGGGTTTCTCGGGGACCACCGAGCCGGAGCTCATGGCGCTCCTGCGCTCGGCGGTGTCGAGGCCGCAACGGGGCCAGATCGTGACGGGCCTCGGCACCTGGAAGGCCGGCTCGTCCCTCGGCAACTTCTCCGgcccgctcttctccaacttccGCAGGCTGGCCCAGCGCGTccccggcgagggcggcgagcacggcggcggcgactccGCCTCGGGCCTCCGGGCGACCCTGGGCGCGGCCAAGGACATGGCGGGGGCGACGGACGCGGTGTGCGCGGCTCTCCTGAAGCAGGTCTCCGTCTTCGGCATGGTGCCCGAGGAGACCATCGTCGCCAGCCGCCCGATGAGCGAGTACGGCATCGACTCCCTCGTGGCGGTAGAGATGCGCAACTGGATCTTCCGCGAGACGGACTTCACCGTGGCCATCCTGGAGTTGATGGCGAACCAGCCGATCCAGAAGCTCGCCATGAAGATCGCTGGGGGTACTCATCTGGTGAGCGCCAAGGTGAAGAGCGCCTCGTAG